A stretch of DNA from Alteromonas gilva:
TTTACTGTTACCTGACGTCTGCGAATACGCCTGGCTGATTGTAACAATGTAAATGCTTTGGTATCTGGTTTCATAAAGTACACAAACTTAAATTAAAACACACATACACTGTGACTGCGTATCGGGGTGTCTAGCTTAGTAATAAGTGCGGATCGATACAAAGGGTGTATGGAGGCCTAACCCCAATTGAGGAAAATATAATGGCAAACGTTTCTATGCGTGACATGCTGAAAGCCGGTGTGCATTTCGGTCACCAAACCCGTTACTGGAACCCTAAGATGAAACCTTACATCTTTGGCGCTCGTAACAAAGTTCATATCATCAATCTGGAAAAAACCGTTCCTTTATTTAACGAAGCACTTAACTTCCTGTCTGGTGTGTCGTCGAAAAAAGGTAAAGTGTTGTTCGTTGGTACTAAACGTGCAGCCGGTGATGCGGTTAAAGAAGCAGCACAGAAATGTGACCAGTTTTATGTGAACAAGCGTTGGTTAGGCGGTATGCTGACTAACTGGAAGACCGTTCGTCAGTCAATTAAGCGTCTGAAAGATCTTGAGCAACAAAGCCAGGACGGTACTTTCGAAAAGCTGACCAAAAAAGAAGCGCTGATGCTTCAGCGTGAAATGGACAAGCTGGAAAACAGCCTGGGTGGTATTAAAGACATGGGCGGTTTGCCAGATGTATTGTTTGTTATCGATGCCGATCACGAACACATCGCTGTTACTGAAGCCCGCAACCTGGGTATCCCGGTTGTGTCTGTTGTAGATACTAACTCTAACCCGGACGGTGTTGATTACATCATTCCTGGTAATGACGATGCGATTCGTGCAATTCAATTGTACTTAAACGCCGCTGCTGACGCAGTGAGTGCAGGTCGCAACAACAACCTGGAAGTACAGGCTGAAGACGATTTCGTTGAAGCAGCTGAGTAATCCGCGTTATTAGTCTGAGGCTCGAACGGGCCTCAGATTAATTTGTACCGATCGATTCAAGATCGAAACCTAAGAATTAATTAGAAGGGGCTGCTGCCCCTTTTACTGTAAATTATTATTTGCTGAGGAATTGAAAATGGCAGTGACTGCAGCACTCGTAAAAGAATTGCGTGAGCGTACTGGCGCCGGCATGCTGGATTGCAAAAAAGCGTTAGTTGAGACCGATGGTGATATCGAACTGGCCATCGAAAACATGCGTAAGTCAGGTCAGGCGAAAGCCGCTAAGAAAGCAGGCCGTATCGCTGCAGAAGGCGTTATCCTGACTAAAGTTGAAGGTGGTAAGGCTACCATGCTTGAACTGAACTGCGAAACTGACTTTGTTGCTCGCGACGAAGGCTTTTTAGCATTTGGTAACAAACTGCTTACCGTTGCATTTGACAAAGGTCTTAACGACATCGAAGAACTGAACGCGTCTGAAATTGACGGCGGCGTAGTCAGCGATGTGCGTGATGCATTGGTTGCTAAAATTGGTGAAAACATCTCTCCGCGTCGCGTACTGACTGTTGAAGGTGAAACTCTTGGTGCATACGTTCATGGCGGCCGTATCGGCGTTGTGTCTATCCTGACCAGTGGTGATGAAGAGCTGGCGAAAGACGTTGCTATGCACGTTGCCGCTTCGAGCCCACAGTTTGTTAAGCCTGAGCAGGTACCAGCTGAGGTAGTAGAGAAAGAGAAAGCCATTCAGATCGAGATTGCTATGCAATCTGGTAAGCCTGCAGACATCGCAGAGAAAATGGTTGCTGGCCGTATGAAGAAATTCACCGGCGAAATCAGCCTGACTGGTCAGCCTTTCGTAAAAGATCCATCTGTCTCTGTTGGTGAGCTGTTGAAGTCAAACGGTGCTGACGTGGTTAACTTTGTTCGCTTTGAAGTGGGCGAAGGTATCGAGAAAAAGAGTGAAGATTTTGCTGCCGAAGTAGCAGCGCAAATGGCAGCTGCTAAGAAATAATTAGCGGTTTGACTTTTGCATTCGGCCAATGTCGGATACACTACCAAGCACCTCTTCGGGGGTGCTTTTTTATGTACGAAAGATCTAAAATAAAAGCCGATTAAGTCGGTTTGGCTCATAGTTTGTCAGCGAAATATGACCCAAGCCGAATCAAGAGGAAACAATAACAATGAGCATCGCACCAAAATCAGCCTACCGACGCATCCTGCTTAAGCTAAGTGGTGAAGCGCTTATGGGGAATGAAGGCTTTGGCATTGATCCTAAAGTACTGGACCGAATGGCCCAGGAGATCAAAGAACTGGTAGAGTTAGGTGTTCAGGTGGGACTGGTTATCGGTGGTGGTAATCTGTTCCGTGGTGAAGGACTCGCCAAAGCTGGTATGAACCGTGTTGTGGGTGACCACATGGGTATGCTGGCAACAGTTATGAATGGCCTTGCCATGCGTGATGCACTGCATCGTGCCTTTGTAAACGCCCGCATGATGTCTGCTATTCCCCTGAATGGCGTGTGTGATGCCTACAACTGGGCCGAAGCTATCAGCCTTCTTAAGTCTGGACGAGTGGTGATCTTCTCAGCCGGAACCGGTAATCCTTTCTTTACTACAGACTCTGCGGCCTGTTTACGCGGTATTGAAATCGAAGCGGATGCCGTGTTAAAAGCCACTAAAGTCGATGGCGTATACAGTGACGACCCGGTCAAAAACCCCGAGGCTAAATTGTATTCGCAGTTGTCATATGAAGACGTATTGGAAAAAGAATTAAAAGTAATGGATCTGTCGGCGTTTACGCTG
This window harbors:
- the rpsB gene encoding 30S ribosomal protein S2, whose translation is MANVSMRDMLKAGVHFGHQTRYWNPKMKPYIFGARNKVHIINLEKTVPLFNEALNFLSGVSSKKGKVLFVGTKRAAGDAVKEAAQKCDQFYVNKRWLGGMLTNWKTVRQSIKRLKDLEQQSQDGTFEKLTKKEALMLQREMDKLENSLGGIKDMGGLPDVLFVIDADHEHIAVTEARNLGIPVVSVVDTNSNPDGVDYIIPGNDDAIRAIQLYLNAAADAVSAGRNNNLEVQAEDDFVEAAE
- the tsf gene encoding translation elongation factor Ts; the encoded protein is MAVTAALVKELRERTGAGMLDCKKALVETDGDIELAIENMRKSGQAKAAKKAGRIAAEGVILTKVEGGKATMLELNCETDFVARDEGFLAFGNKLLTVAFDKGLNDIEELNASEIDGGVVSDVRDALVAKIGENISPRRVLTVEGETLGAYVHGGRIGVVSILTSGDEELAKDVAMHVAASSPQFVKPEQVPAEVVEKEKAIQIEIAMQSGKPADIAEKMVAGRMKKFTGEISLTGQPFVKDPSVSVGELLKSNGADVVNFVRFEVGEGIEKKSEDFAAEVAAQMAAAKK
- the pyrH gene encoding UMP kinase; amino-acid sequence: MSIAPKSAYRRILLKLSGEALMGNEGFGIDPKVLDRMAQEIKELVELGVQVGLVIGGGNLFRGEGLAKAGMNRVVGDHMGMLATVMNGLAMRDALHRAFVNARMMSAIPLNGVCDAYNWAEAISLLKSGRVVIFSAGTGNPFFTTDSAACLRGIEIEADAVLKATKVDGVYSDDPVKNPEAKLYSQLSYEDVLEKELKVMDLSAFTLARDHSLPIRVFNMNKPGCLKRVVMGEPEGTLIDHVESVNE